Proteins co-encoded in one Spirosoma endbachense genomic window:
- a CDS encoding CsgE family curli-type amyloid fiber assembly protein, which yields MILWIALRLLTVSAHAQSSVDEFAEIMVEDSLVEGMMDENGPSSIVLDITRTKIGRDFYESFYQQWSSLPLSLAANVFTDSTVANSNASAVFNLSEFVVTIEELPSAGNSLANIISVSVDNELLWQQFVPSRREVIDEYATYAVEIVRGYFATIQTVTNQLGDEDQRGTGIK from the coding sequence GGATAGCCCTGAGGCTGTTGACGGTTTCGGCCCATGCCCAGAGTTCTGTGGATGAGTTTGCTGAAATCATGGTCGAAGATTCGCTCGTTGAGGGAATGATGGACGAAAATGGCCCTTCCAGTATTGTCCTGGATATTACCCGAACAAAAATTGGCCGGGATTTTTATGAATCTTTCTACCAGCAGTGGAGCAGTTTACCACTTAGTTTAGCGGCAAATGTATTCACCGATTCAACCGTTGCGAATTCGAACGCATCGGCGGTTTTCAATCTGAGCGAGTTTGTCGTAACGATAGAAGAATTGCCTTCGGCCGGCAATTCACTGGCGAATATCATTTCGGTCAGCGTTGACAACGAGTTACTCTGGCAGCAATTTGTTCCTTCCCGGCGCGAAGTCATCGACGAATATGCTACCTATGCCGTAGAGATTGTTCGGGGCTATTTTGCCACGATACAAACGGTAACCAATCAGCTTGGCGACGAAGACCAGCGCGGTACGGGCATAAAATAA
- a CDS encoding curli production assembly/transport component CsgF — protein sequence MVRSLPICFLLLLSLAGQAQSFVYHPNNPSFGGNTFNYAWMLSSAQAQDKLKDPSTPKATTSSSTQNSALTSFSQTLQNQLLSQLSRNLFTSQFGEQGLKEGTFQFGDLQVIVANGTDGINIQITDGKGGQTTITVPYF from the coding sequence ATGGTACGGTCATTACCTATTTGTTTTTTGCTCCTGCTAAGTCTGGCAGGGCAGGCACAATCATTTGTTTATCATCCCAACAATCCATCGTTTGGGGGCAATACGTTCAATTATGCATGGATGCTTAGTTCGGCGCAGGCACAGGATAAGCTCAAGGACCCATCGACACCTAAAGCGACGACCTCGTCGAGCACACAGAATAGCGCACTAACAAGCTTCTCCCAGACGCTTCAGAACCAACTACTTAGTCAGTTATCACGCAACCTGTTTACGAGTCAGTTTGGTGAACAGGGGTTGAAGGAAGGAACGTTCCAGTTCGGCGACTTACAGGTGATCGTAGCCAACGGCACTGACGGCATAAATATCCAGATTACGGATGGTAAAGGCGGGCAAACGACGATTACGGTACCCTATTTTTAA